The genomic stretch CACCGTCGCTGCCGGGTCCATAGTCCACCGCCTGCACCTAAGCTTCCCTCTCTTGACCCCGACTGATGCCGCCATGGTGGCTGAAGCTTTTTATCTTACCTACCGGAGCCGTTTGCCCGACCTGCTTTTAGGCACCAAGCACGGTCAAAAGCTGGCAGCCCTCGGTTTCCAAGACGACCTATCCTTCTGCGCCCGGGAGGATGAGTTTGTCCTGGTGCCGATTTGGGCTGGCGACCGACTAAGGGCGGCGACACCGGCAGTCTAGCCTTCATAGCGCCTGACGGTCCGCGACTGGTCGATGAAACGCTCCAGGGCCAGTTCTACGAGGCGATTAAGCAAAAAGCTGTAGGGGAGCCCGCTGGCCTCCCAGAGTTTGGGGTACATGCTAATGGCAGTAAAGCCGGGAATGGTATTGATCTCATTCACCAGAATGCGCCCGCGCTTTGAATTTGACTCCTGGCCTTCTCCCCTATACCCTTCGATGAAGAAATCGACCCGAGCCATGCCGGCCCCGTCGATGGCCCGGAAGGCCAAAAGTGCTAGATTTTGCATTTCCGCCAACGTATCCGGGTCCAAAGGAGCAGGGATGATCAGCCGCGAAGCTTCATCTACATATTTGGCCTGGTAATCGTAGAATTCTCGGCTGGGGATGATTTGGCCCGCCACCGAAGCGGCAGGATAATCATTTCCGAGGACGCTGATTTCGAATTCGCCCCCGTCTATGGCTTCCTCCACCAGCAGCTTGCGATCGTAGCGGCAGGCCAAATCTAAAGCTTGGGCCAAGTCTTCGGCTCGCTTAACCTTGGTAATGCCTACGCTCGACCCAGCGTTGGCCGGTTTCACGAAGCAAGGAAAACCGATTTCTGATTCCACCTGCTCCAGGACCGACTTAGGCCGCTTCTCCCATTCCGCCCGCAAGAAAGCCAAATACTTGGCCATGGGAATTCCCGCCTGGGCAAAAGTTTGCCGCATCAGGACTTTATCCATTCCCAAGGCGCTCGCCGCTACCCCACACCCCACATAAGGGATGTGAGCCATCTCCAACCATCCCTGTACGGTCCCGTCCTCGCCCATGGTACCATGCAAAACCGGGAAGACCACATCTACTCCCCGCAAGAACTCCGGCACCCAGTCGGGAAGGCGCCTTTTGGGTAAAGCTGCCAAGAGCTCCTCCAAGGGTCGATAATCATAGGGTCGCCAGTACAGGCTCTCGGCTGGGTCGCCGGGCTTGAGCTGCCCAGGAGGGATCCCAGGCGGCCGGCTGGGTTGAGGGTTTAGGGCCACCTCAGCCTGGCGCCATTCCCCTTCTAGGGAGATTTCTACCGCCACCACCTCATATCGGTCCGGGTCTAAGGCTTCCATTATCGATCGAGCTGACACCTTGGAGACCTCATGTTCTCCCGATTCCCCGCCCATCAGGATTGCTATCTTAACTTTCCTTGCCATTTTTGCTGGACCCCCTGCCAAGCCATAGACTATACTCATAAACTATACTCAGTTGACTAGACTTCAACAACATCCTTTCATAGTTCGGCTCCGGCTAATTATTACCTTCTTGCCCCGGCAGGTAAAAAGCGACAAAAAACGAAGATATATCTAGTCCGAGCATTATAAATTAGGGAACTAATTGAGGCCTAGATACGTCTACGATAACGAGGGGACTGCGAGGTGCCCTATGGAAGTCACCGATATGGTAAAACGGTCCCGTGCCGGCGACCATAAGGCCTTTCGGCTACTTTTTGAGACCTATTATCCTGAGGCTTACCGGACCGCTTACTTGATTGTGCGGGATTCACAACTGGCCGAAGACGTGGTGCAGGAAGCTTTTATCAAAGTCTTTCGGCGTTTAGAGACTCTAAAAGAGCCAGCTAAGTTTTCCGGCTGGTTACATAGCATCGTAAGTTACTGTGCCGTAGATATGCTAAATGCCCGCCAGAATTGCGTACTCATGGCTGACGATAGCGCCGCGACTAGTGACGGTGTTTTAACGGCTGGTATACCTTCACCCGAGACAGAAACCGAAAGGGCTGAGCTGCGTTGCCTGATCGCCAAGGCCCTGGCTGGGTTGGAACCAATTCACAGGCAGGTAATAGTGCTTAGGTTCTTTCGGGAAATGAATGAGCAAGAGATAGCTCAAGCAATTGGGTGCCCTGTGGGAACCGTTAAGTCGCGGCTGCACCGGGCGCTCAAGGCAATTGAACGTAAGCTGTACGCTTTGAGGCCCAGCACAGTTAGAGGTGAGGGTTATGAAGCCAACCATCATGGAGGAGCTGGTACAAGAAGCGCTGGCCAAGGAAGCCCATGATACAGTCGTTCCCGACGTTGATCAGGCATGGGCACGGCTGGCGGTAAGGCTCTCGCAGGAAGAGCGGCGAAGATATCGCTGGCCCCAGATGGGCATTTTGGTAGCTGGCCTAGCTGCCGGGCTGTTGTGCTCGCTTTTGCCCCCGGTCCAATATGCTCAACAATACCTGCTAGGGGGGATTTCAGCATTTTATCAGCCGCTCAAGGCCGAGAGCACCGCCAACCCCATCATAACCCCACCTTATGCCAAAACCGAACCAGGTAGCGATTCTAGCTTGGCCTCGCGCAATGGAGCCCAGACTCCGTCAGCTGGGCAGCCCCAGGCACAGTTGCCGGAAGAGCCCCCCAGCCAGGCGCCAGCCGCACCCTCCGGAGACACCAGCCAAGCAGCTGGCCCAAGCGGCGAGCAAGTCATAACCTTGGCCGATTTAAAATCTATCGTACCTTACCCAATTCCGCTTCCCAGCTACTTGCCTTCAGACATGAAGCTAGAGCGGATTACCTATCGCAAGGTAGATCCATCCTTGGCAGTTTTGACCCTGTATTACCGCGGCGCCGAGCACAGCCTCACCATCAAACAGAGCGTTCCTGGGGATGATGCGGCTGCTGCCAAGGTAAAGAGGACCAGGATCGGCAATAGCGATGCCACAGTGTTGGCCCAAAAGGGTGGAGTTACCATCATGTGGTTAAAGAACAGCCTCAAGATCGAACTCCACACCAATCTGGGTGAAAAGGAAGCTTTACAGATAGCCCAGTCGGTAGCCCCCGCTAGCTAAGTATAGAAGTCCCAAGCTAGCTAGGGCTGGGCTGAGGAACAAGGAGGCTATCGGCTTTAAGGAAGGCCAAGGTGCCGACCAAGATGGCGGCCGTCAAAGTGGCGGCCGCAAAGAATAAAGTTGATCTGCCAATGGCCGGCATTAAGCCAAAGACCGGCGGGCCAAGGGCCACCCCGCCAAAGCGCATGGATCCATACAGGCAAGTAATGATCCCTCGCTCTTCCTTGTTGGCTGCCCCGGTGATCAAAGTATTCACCGCGGTCAGCACCCCACCGGTACCGATACCCTGGATAATGACTGCCAAGAAGGATGAGTATATATTGGTAACCAGCCCAAACAACACCAGCCCCAGGGCTACCAGAGTCAAGCCGGCCAAAGTAACCAACTTGATGGTCCTTGGCTCTTGACCCTGGAGGTAAGCGCCCGAAAAATAGGACGTCAGTGCCATGGCGCCCACCGGCAAAGCTATCAGCAACCCCGCCCACAATCCCCGGATTCCATGGCTGGCCTCGATGCCATCGGAAAGCAGGCTGAGCACCCCAAACAGGTTGAAGAGCACTAAAGAGCCCGCCAAGAAGGTCGTCCCCAGCGAAGCTCCCTTAGCGCGAAAGATATGTTTCAACGTCTTTAGGTACTCCTCCCCGGTCAGGTTGTCGGCCTTGGGCTTGGCTGGTTCCTTGACCACCAAGGCCACCAGTCCGGCAATGGGCAAGGCCAAGATTCCATAAGCAAAAAAGGGGGCGATCCAGGAAATCAGTCCAAAGGCAGCCCCGGCTATGGGACTGACCACCTTGCCCAGGCCATTGGAAGCTTCCAGGAGGCCCAAGGCCCAGGAGCGCTCTGCCGATTGGAAGACGTCGCCAGTCAGGGCCATGGCTAGCTGATAGGTGCCTCCAGCCCCAATTCCTTGCACCACCCTTCCTGCCAGTATCACCGGGTAAGGCCGGGCCAGGATTAGGGCCGCGACTCCAGCAATCAAACCGCCCAAACCGTAAATGCAAAGGGCCGGCACCATGACTACCTTTCGGCTCAGCCGATCCGACAGGTACCCGGCCAAGGGAATGATTAGAGCCGCCGGCAGGGAAAAAGCGGTAATGAGCAGACCTACTTGGGACAAGGTTAGGTTTAAAGCTCCCCGGATAACCGGGAGCAGGGGAATGAGCATGGAATTGCCTAGCACCATGATGAAGGGAACCGCGCAAAGGATGGCAAAAGGGATCTTCATTTCCCGCCGCATCAGTCCTACCTCCGTTTGCAAATGCCGGCATTATTATGCCCGAATGCGGTTTAGGGTTTTAAGGAAATAGCATCCAGCATAGGCTATCATGGGTAAACAAAAAGGCTGGTGATAGGTAACATGTTTTTTACTGTTGATCGCTACGTATTGGGGATGGCCTTAACCCGCATCCTTTCCGCTACTATCGAATTTACTGCTGCCCTCATCATGCTCAAGCTCAACCGTGTCGATCGGGCTCTGGAGGTGAATGCCATCCTGGCCGGGGTAGGGCCCACCATATTGATAATTGTCACCGCCATAGGGTTGGCCGGATTGGCCGGCCGGGCTCCCCTGGACAAAATGCTTCTCATCATAATCGGCATTGGTCTAGTGCTCTACGGTGTCCGCAGCCTTTGATCTGCCATTTCCTCTCCTCAGACTTTCAGAGGCTTGCCGTTTTCAATTTCTTCTTTTTTCCATATGCAGGGAACTATTTCCTTGGTTAACCTGTCATTAAAATTGGTAGCTTGTGCATCCTACATCTATGGAGATGAGAACATGGATTTAGCACACTTTTTGGCCTGGGCCACAGTGTGCCTTTATGGCGTAGTTCTTTTCTTGTTCCTGCGCTATTTTACCTGGAGGCACTTTGCCAACAAGCATTACTGGAAGGTGCGGCCTAAGCTTTCCCGCTCTCTGGTTGAGCGGCTGGCCCAAGCCAAAGGTCAATCGCTGCCCTTCATTTCCATTATGGTTCCCGCCCGCGATGAGGCTCGGGTCATCGGCAATACCATCGAGCACCTGGCCCAGCTGGACTACCCGGCGGATCGGTATGAGATCCTGGTAATTACCGATGAAAAGGAACTGTTGGCCAGCGAGGAAGTGCGGAAACGACAGCGCCAGTTGGGTGAACCAGAAGAGCCTACCACCCAAGAAGTGGTGGAGGCCAAGATCAAGCTTATCAAAGAGCGGGGTACGCCCGCCCCGCCCATTCGTCACTATATAGTCCCAGACGGCTTCCGCGGGCCTTATGGAGGGCCAACCCTGCCCCGCAGCATCCCTTCCACCAAGGGCCGGGCCCTTAACTACGGCATGAGCTTTCTAAACCCCGGTACCCAGATATGCGGGTTCTACGACGCCGAAAGCCGGCCAGCTCGAGAAGTGCTCCTCTATGTGGTCTACCGCTGGCTCAAGACCGACGGAAAAGTCAAGATCTGGCAGGGGCCAGTATTCCAGATTCGCAATTTTTACCAGCTGGGACCTATTAACAAGGTGGCTGCCCTCTTCCAGGCCCTCTCCCACGAGTGGTACTTGCCGGTGCTGATGCAGAAGCTCCCCTTTGTAGGCGGCACCAACTTGTTCGTGGACTGCGACTTATTGAAGCGAGTCGGCGGCTATGACCACGAGGCCTTGACCGAGGACCTGGAGCTGGGGGTGCGTTCTTATCTGGCTGGGGATGCCTGGCCCGAGTATTTGCCCTGCGCCTCCAGCGAGCAAACTCCGCCCACCTACCTGGGATTCTTCCACCAGCGGTTGCGCTGGGGAAGCGGCCACCTACAGGTGGAAGAAAAGTTTCAGCGCGCCGATGAGTACCCCTGGTCCAAGCGCCGGCCGCTTCTGCGGGCTCTCTTTTGGCAGGGTCAAGGCCAGTGGCTGATCTACCAGTTTTTTGTCTTGCTGCCGCTGTTGTTCTTGCCGTTTATCTCGGCCGGCTACTATGATCCGTATCTAATACCTTTCCCCATCCGGTTGCTGATGCGGATCAACATTGTCCTTTATTATGGCTTTGCTTTTTGGTTGTACTTTCGCTACCGCCGCTTCATTGACTTCCGGGTTGCGCCCCGCCAGGCGTGGAAGCGGGCCTTGGCGGTATCCCAGCTGATCTTTTTACCGCTGGGAGGATTCTTCTTTACGCTGCCCTTCACCGCTGCTTGGGTGCTCAGAAAGCTGCACCAAGAGCCCAAGGCCTGGGTCAAGACTCCCAGGACCCAGGAGGTGCCGCGCTGGTCGTAGGCCAGTGCGCCACCTCCCCGGCACTCAATCGGAGGCCGCAGGCGCCCGAATTCACCTACCTCATGTGGTATAGCCCTCAGTGAGTTCGGTTGACCCGCGGTTGAGTGCTGGGCGGAGCATCCCCCATGGGGCAAGCCGATTTCGATTTGGCCCCTGCCCACCTAGGGTTACGAGGTTCGCAAGGGCAGGGGCCAGGGCTGGTGGCTCGAGCTAAATGGTTTTTTCCGAGGAGGAGATTGAGTTTGCAGAAACTACTGGGAGGCATGAAAATTCTTGATCTTACCCGGCTGCTGCCAGGCGGCTTCTGTACTCAGCTGCTCGCCGACCTGGGAGCGGAAGTGCTCAAGGTGGAGGAACCTGGCCAAGGCGATTATATGCGCTTCATGGGCCCTCCCGTAGGGGAATACGCTGCTGGGTTTTTGAGTTTAAACCGCAACAAGAAGAGCCTAGCCCTTAACCTTAAAGCGCCGGCTGGCCGAGAGATATTCCTGGAATTGGCCCGGCGCTTTAATGTGGTCATCGAAGGTTTTCGGCCCGGGGTTATGGAACAGCTGGGTTTGGGCTTTGATACGCTGGTGGCAGTCAATCCCGGCCTAGTAATGTGTTCCCTTTCCGGCTACGGCCAAGACGGCCCCTACGCCCA from Clostridia bacterium encodes the following:
- a CDS encoding D-alanine--D-alanine ligase — encoded protein: MARKVKIAILMGGESGEHEVSKVSARSIMEALDPDRYEVVAVEISLEGEWRQAEVALNPQPSRPPGIPPGQLKPGDPAESLYWRPYDYRPLEELLAALPKRRLPDWVPEFLRGVDVVFPVLHGTMGEDGTVQGWLEMAHIPYVGCGVAASALGMDKVLMRQTFAQAGIPMAKYLAFLRAEWEKRPKSVLEQVESEIGFPCFVKPANAGSSVGITKVKRAEDLAQALDLACRYDRKLLVEEAIDGGEFEISVLGNDYPAASVAGQIIPSREFYDYQAKYVDEASRLIIPAPLDPDTLAEMQNLALLAFRAIDGAGMARVDFFIEGYRGEGQESNSKRGRILVNEINTIPGFTAISMYPKLWEASGLPYSFLLNRLVELALERFIDQSRTVRRYEG
- a CDS encoding sigma-70 family RNA polymerase sigma factor; this encodes MVKRSRAGDHKAFRLLFETYYPEAYRTAYLIVRDSQLAEDVVQEAFIKVFRRLETLKEPAKFSGWLHSIVSYCAVDMLNARQNCVLMADDSAATSDGVLTAGIPSPETETERAELRCLIAKALAGLEPIHRQVIVLRFFREMNEQEIAQAIGCPVGTVKSRLHRALKAIERKLYALRPSTVRGEGYEANHHGGAGTRSAGQGSP
- a CDS encoding DUF4367 domain-containing protein, translated to MKPTIMEELVQEALAKEAHDTVVPDVDQAWARLAVRLSQEERRRYRWPQMGILVAGLAAGLLCSLLPPVQYAQQYLLGGISAFYQPLKAESTANPIITPPYAKTEPGSDSSLASRNGAQTPSAGQPQAQLPEEPPSQAPAAPSGDTSQAAGPSGEQVITLADLKSIVPYPIPLPSYLPSDMKLERITYRKVDPSLAVLTLYYRGAEHSLTIKQSVPGDDAAAAKVKRTRIGNSDATVLAQKGGVTIMWLKNSLKIELHTNLGEKEALQIAQSVAPAS
- a CDS encoding MFS transporter, with translation MRREMKIPFAILCAVPFIMVLGNSMLIPLLPVIRGALNLTLSQVGLLITAFSLPAALIIPLAGYLSDRLSRKVVMVPALCIYGLGGLIAGVAALILARPYPVILAGRVVQGIGAGGTYQLAMALTGDVFQSAERSWALGLLEASNGLGKVVSPIAGAAFGLISWIAPFFAYGILALPIAGLVALVVKEPAKPKADNLTGEEYLKTLKHIFRAKGASLGTTFLAGSLVLFNLFGVLSLLSDGIEASHGIRGLWAGLLIALPVGAMALTSYFSGAYLQGQEPRTIKLVTLAGLTLVALGLVLFGLVTNIYSSFLAVIIQGIGTGGVLTAVNTLITGAANKEERGIITCLYGSMRFGGVALGPPVFGLMPAIGRSTLFFAAATLTAAILVGTLAFLKADSLLVPQPSPS
- a CDS encoding YqhV family protein, with protein sequence MFFTVDRYVLGMALTRILSATIEFTAALIMLKLNRVDRALEVNAILAGVGPTILIIVTAIGLAGLAGRAPLDKMLLIIIGIGLVLYGVRSL
- a CDS encoding glycosyl transferase, producing the protein MDLAHFLAWATVCLYGVVLFLFLRYFTWRHFANKHYWKVRPKLSRSLVERLAQAKGQSLPFISIMVPARDEARVIGNTIEHLAQLDYPADRYEILVITDEKELLASEEVRKRQRQLGEPEEPTTQEVVEAKIKLIKERGTPAPPIRHYIVPDGFRGPYGGPTLPRSIPSTKGRALNYGMSFLNPGTQICGFYDAESRPAREVLLYVVYRWLKTDGKVKIWQGPVFQIRNFYQLGPINKVAALFQALSHEWYLPVLMQKLPFVGGTNLFVDCDLLKRVGGYDHEALTEDLELGVRSYLAGDAWPEYLPCASSEQTPPTYLGFFHQRLRWGSGHLQVEEKFQRADEYPWSKRRPLLRALFWQGQGQWLIYQFFVLLPLLFLPFISAGYYDPYLIPFPIRLLMRINIVLYYGFAFWLYFRYRRFIDFRVAPRQAWKRALAVSQLIFLPLGGFFFTLPFTAAWVLRKLHQEPKAWVKTPRTQEVPRWS